Proteins encoded by one window of Planctomycetia bacterium:
- a CDS encoding HDIG domain-containing protein, which translates to MSTGAKKKRGSSRVAPLDLPPSRLARSLMALQRPDVMLRLMMCFATAVAIWGISSAWAPAFTFRENYVPVRDVMARVKFARVDDVKTKELRENAFKQAPYVYTQDPRDLDLRRADLNLLLDEVAASDKLADLKPDTWKQFQLPATGSATSGSTTSGTTPAPAATPAELEKQADDYKQFHSTLIALGDAEKRKAALDGIFGPLKTRGILTAIPDLHGDRNREKILIYPAGRTKEYSLVPLDVPLTSVLLGDGSAVKTLIREQLGNSTLSDRVTAWLLPKLKSTLSLDVVDSLARQEAARDAVEVQEAKYASGTLLAPAGVPITPEALNLLRLEYDAYITQLPMPRRLERSLAVFCMIFALYVLCGYYMFYRERRLLSDLLVFCTMLASAIGVIALVHWTTADPWRAELIPLLLFSMTFGIAYHRDVALILSTSMAIIVAMTGGEGLGEFIVLMGTVATAVLQLDTIRTRGKLIRVGLVSAIVAFLLSLGMSLFDDQPLGETILRHAGRNALWTFLTGFLMTGLLPYIEKLFGVLTDISLLELGDPSHPLMQELVRRAPGTYNHSINVASIAEAAAEQIGARGLLLRVGAYFHDIGKMLKPNYFVENQGMQASRHENLLPAMSTLIIIAHVKDGADLARQHHLPQPIIDFIEQHHGTTLVEYFYRQASKKSEENPEVGEVQESSYRYPGPKPQTVETAILMLADSVESASRSLVEPTPSRIENLVEQIGMNKLLDGQFDECGLTLQQLRVVEDSLIKSLIAVYHGRVKYASTASA; encoded by the coding sequence ATGTCGACCGGCGCTAAAAAGAAACGTGGCAGCAGTCGGGTCGCACCGCTCGACCTTCCGCCGAGCCGGCTCGCGCGGAGCCTCATGGCGTTGCAGCGTCCCGACGTCATGCTCCGGCTGATGATGTGCTTCGCCACGGCCGTCGCCATCTGGGGCATCAGCAGCGCGTGGGCGCCGGCCTTTACGTTTCGCGAGAACTACGTGCCGGTGCGCGACGTCATGGCCCGGGTAAAATTCGCGCGGGTCGACGACGTGAAAACGAAGGAGCTTCGCGAGAACGCCTTCAAGCAAGCCCCTTACGTCTATACGCAAGACCCTCGCGACCTCGATTTGCGCCGCGCCGATTTGAATCTCTTGCTCGATGAAGTCGCGGCGAGCGATAAGCTGGCCGACCTGAAGCCCGACACCTGGAAACAATTTCAACTTCCTGCAACCGGATCGGCGACGTCCGGTTCAACGACGTCCGGCACCACACCGGCTCCCGCCGCGACACCGGCCGAACTCGAAAAACAGGCCGACGACTACAAACAGTTTCATTCGACGCTCATCGCTCTCGGCGACGCCGAGAAGCGCAAAGCGGCGCTCGATGGTATTTTCGGCCCACTCAAAACGCGCGGCATTCTCACCGCGATCCCCGATCTACACGGTGATCGAAATCGGGAAAAGATCCTGATCTATCCTGCCGGTCGGACGAAGGAGTATTCGCTCGTCCCGCTCGACGTGCCGCTGACTTCGGTCCTATTGGGCGACGGCTCGGCGGTGAAGACGTTGATTCGCGAACAGCTGGGCAACTCGACTCTTTCGGATCGAGTCACGGCTTGGCTGTTGCCCAAACTGAAGTCGACGTTGTCGCTCGATGTGGTCGATAGCCTAGCGCGACAAGAAGCGGCTCGCGACGCCGTCGAAGTGCAAGAAGCGAAGTACGCCTCCGGCACGTTGCTTGCGCCGGCCGGGGTGCCGATTACGCCCGAGGCGCTGAATCTGCTCCGCCTCGAATACGACGCCTACATCACGCAGCTGCCGATGCCGCGCCGGCTCGAGCGATCGCTCGCCGTGTTTTGCATGATCTTCGCGCTGTACGTGCTGTGCGGCTATTACATGTTCTATCGCGAACGGCGCTTGCTGAGCGACTTGCTCGTATTCTGCACGATGCTCGCTTCGGCGATCGGCGTGATTGCGCTCGTGCATTGGACGACCGCCGACCCTTGGCGCGCCGAGCTCATTCCGCTCCTGCTGTTCAGCATGACGTTCGGCATCGCGTACCATCGCGACGTCGCGCTCATTCTTTCGACCTCGATGGCGATCATCGTCGCGATGACCGGCGGCGAAGGGCTCGGCGAGTTCATCGTGTTGATGGGAACCGTCGCGACCGCGGTGTTGCAGCTCGACACGATTCGAACCCGCGGCAAATTGATTCGTGTCGGCTTGGTTTCGGCGATCGTGGCGTTTCTCCTCTCGCTCGGCATGTCGCTGTTCGACGATCAACCGCTCGGCGAAACGATCCTGCGCCACGCCGGCCGCAACGCGCTCTGGACCTTCCTAACCGGTTTCCTGATGACCGGCCTGCTGCCGTACATCGAGAAGCTGTTCGGCGTCCTTACCGATATCAGCCTGCTCGAGCTCGGCGATCCTTCGCATCCGCTGATGCAAGAGCTCGTCCGTCGCGCGCCGGGCACCTACAACCACTCGATCAACGTCGCTTCCATCGCCGAAGCGGCCGCCGAGCAAATCGGTGCGCGAGGTTTGTTGTTGCGCGTCGGAGCTTATTTCCACGACATCGGCAAGATGCTCAAGCCGAACTACTTCGTCGAAAATCAAGGCATGCAAGCGAGCCGGCACGAGAACTTGCTGCCGGCCATGAGCACGTTGATCATCATCGCGCACGTGAAAGACGGGGCCGATCTCGCGCGGCAGCATCACTTGCCGCAACCGATCATCGACTTCATCGAACAGCATCACGGCACGACGCTCGTCGAGTATTTCTATCGCCAAGCGAGCAAGAAGAGCGAAGAGAATCCCGAGGTCGGCGAAGTGCAGGAAAGTTCCTATCGCTACCCGGGCCCTAAGCCGCAAACCGTCGAAACGGCGATCCTGATGCTCGCCGACTCGGTCGAAAGCGCATCGCGCTCGTTAGTCGAACCGACCCCGTCGCGTATCGAAAACCTCGTCGAACAGATCGGCATGAACAAGCTGCTCGACGGCCAATTCGACGAATGCGGCCTCACGCTGCAACAGCTCCGCGTCGTCGAGGACAGCCTGATCAAGTCGCTCATCGCCGTCTATCACGGCCGAGTCAAATACGCCAGCACGGCCTCGGCGTAA
- the ybeY gene encoding rRNA maturation RNase YbeY, whose amino-acid sequence MPVRVDVALEYEPFPVDAERLRRAARMIAGDHGIERGTISIAIVDDPSIHDINRKFLDHDEPTDVVSFALEEEPGYLEGEIVASADTAARTAAELKVAPADELLLYVIHGSLHLVGHDDLTPEPRVLMRAEERKYLAKFDVELPSADETK is encoded by the coding sequence ATGCCGGTTCGCGTCGATGTTGCGCTGGAGTATGAGCCGTTTCCGGTCGACGCCGAACGCTTGCGCCGCGCCGCTCGGATGATCGCCGGCGACCACGGCATCGAACGCGGCACGATCAGCATCGCGATCGTCGACGACCCTTCGATCCACGACATCAACCGCAAATTTCTCGACCACGACGAGCCGACCGACGTCGTCAGCTTCGCCCTCGAAGAAGAGCCGGGCTACCTCGAAGGAGAAATCGTCGCCAGCGCCGACACGGCAGCTCGAACCGCCGCGGAGCTGAAAGTGGCTCCAGCCGATGAACTGCTGCTGTACGTCATCCACGGCTCGTTGCACCTCGTCGGCCACGACGACCTCACGCCCGAGCCGCGCGTGCTGATGCGCGCAGAAGAGCGGAAGTATCTGGCTAAGTTCGACGTCGAATTGCCGAGCGCCGACGAAACGAAGTAG
- the recO gene encoding DNA repair protein RecO, translating to MSTEKAEALVLRVIEFSESSSVVTLYTREFGKISGLAKGARRPKGPFESALDLLSRVRLVFLRKSSDALDLLTEAKLERRFRSHATDLSYLYGAYYVAELLNDLTHEGDPHPELFDLAVETLDDLSTGTHSAGIIVLRFELSALRMLGHLPSLRECAECGNVVASARRTAFGLASGGVLCEACRPGKKQVVSLSNEAIDLLETFAEEGESWRSREIVRRNAGEMRGAVSQYIVYLLGHKPKMHEYLGVPDAQPIAK from the coding sequence ATGTCGACCGAAAAAGCCGAAGCGCTGGTCTTGCGCGTCATCGAGTTCAGCGAGTCGTCGAGCGTCGTCACGCTCTACACGCGCGAGTTCGGCAAGATCAGCGGGCTCGCCAAAGGAGCGCGCCGGCCGAAGGGGCCGTTCGAGTCTGCCCTTGACCTCCTCTCGCGTGTTCGTCTAGTGTTCCTCCGCAAATCGTCCGATGCGTTGGATCTGTTGACCGAAGCCAAGTTGGAACGTCGGTTTCGATCTCACGCGACCGATCTTTCTTACCTGTACGGAGCTTATTACGTTGCGGAATTGCTGAACGATCTGACGCACGAAGGAGATCCGCATCCCGAGTTGTTCGACCTCGCGGTCGAAACGCTCGACGATTTAAGCACTGGAACTCATTCGGCAGGCATCATCGTCTTGCGATTCGAACTTTCCGCCTTGCGAATGTTGGGGCATTTGCCGTCGCTGCGCGAATGTGCGGAGTGCGGCAACGTCGTCGCGAGCGCGCGGCGCACGGCCTTCGGCTTAGCGTCGGGCGGAGTGTTGTGCGAAGCTTGTCGGCCGGGAAAGAAGCAGGTCGTGTCGTTGTCGAACGAAGCGATTGATTTATTGGAGACTTTTGCCGAGGAAGGCGAGTCGTGGCGGAGCCGCGAGATCGTCAGGCGCAATGCCGGAGAGATGCGAGGAGCGGTGAGCCAGTACATCGTCTACTTGCTCGGACATAAACCGAAGATGCACGAATATCTCGGCGTGCCCGACGCACAGCCGATCGCGAAATAA
- the bamD gene encoding outer membrane protein assembly factor BamD produces MDARRISTFWIFGITAVAVTACRAPVGAAKDPFTSVPQAAANAAQAPPGAPTAGPPKDGVAQASYSDATPNESSPGVSIQGAQLEEGKPSFWERTAKTFSSANIKSQYKKLIGKAPDEALAKKLYNEADELFRAQKYNEAASKFEDAGERWPDSLLEEDALYMQGESLFFADRYHGARNAFDTLLKKYTNSRHLDRITARQFLIGRFWEQAGRDSATFALNFTDKTRPWFDTKGNGIKVYETIRLSDPTGPLADDALMAQATSYFMDNRFEDSAYHYEILRKDYVQSEHVTQAHLLGLQSYMNAYQGPQYDVMPLKKAETLADQTIRIYGGQLPAERPRLQQAKELVRAQIAEREYGLGEYYRRLDYNRAARVHYANVIRDFPDTRFAELAQQQITATENLLPEPPDYFPWLTRMLGRDRQN; encoded by the coding sequence ATGGATGCCCGGCGGATATCGACGTTTTGGATCTTCGGCATTACGGCCGTCGCAGTGACGGCTTGCCGCGCGCCGGTCGGCGCAGCGAAGGATCCGTTTACCAGCGTTCCGCAGGCCGCCGCGAATGCGGCGCAAGCCCCGCCCGGCGCCCCGACGGCAGGCCCGCCGAAGGACGGAGTCGCGCAAGCGTCTTATTCGGACGCGACTCCCAACGAATCCTCGCCCGGCGTTTCGATTCAAGGGGCTCAGCTTGAAGAAGGAAAGCCCTCGTTTTGGGAACGAACGGCCAAGACGTTCTCGTCGGCCAACATCAAGTCGCAATATAAGAAGCTGATCGGGAAAGCGCCCGATGAAGCGCTCGCGAAGAAGCTGTACAACGAGGCGGACGAACTGTTTCGCGCGCAAAAATACAACGAAGCGGCGAGCAAGTTCGAAGATGCGGGCGAACGCTGGCCCGACTCGCTCTTGGAAGAAGATGCGCTGTATATGCAAGGCGAGAGCCTGTTCTTCGCCGATCGCTATCACGGCGCGCGCAATGCATTCGATACGTTGTTGAAAAAATACACCAACTCGCGGCATCTCGACCGCATCACCGCTCGGCAATTCCTGATCGGACGTTTTTGGGAACAGGCCGGTCGCGACAGCGCGACGTTCGCGCTCAACTTCACCGACAAGACCCGCCCTTGGTTCGACACCAAGGGAAACGGCATCAAGGTCTATGAGACCATTCGCCTCAGCGACCCGACCGGTCCGCTGGCCGACGACGCCCTCATGGCGCAAGCGACGAGCTACTTCATGGACAACCGGTTCGAAGACTCGGCCTACCACTACGAGATTCTCCGCAAAGATTACGTGCAGAGCGAGCATGTCACGCAGGCGCATCTCCTCGGCCTGCAAAGCTACATGAACGCTTATCAAGGCCCGCAGTACGACGTCATGCCGCTGAAGAAAGCCGAAACGCTCGCCGATCAAACGATTCGCATCTACGGCGGCCAGTTGCCGGCCGAGCGCCCCCGATTGCAACAAGCCAAGGAGCTCGTGCGGGCCCAGATCGCCGAGCGCGAATACGGCCTCGGCGAGTACTATCGTCGGCTCGATTACAACCGTGCCGCACGCGTTCACTACGCGAACGTCATCCGAGATTTTCCCGACACGCGCTTCGCCGAACTCGCGCAGCAACAGATCACGGCGACGGAGAATCTGCTTCCCGAGCCTCCCGACTATTTCCCTTGGCTGACGCGCATGCTCGGCCGCGACAGGCAAAACTAA
- the folP gene encoding dihydropteroate synthase codes for MGIVNVTPDSFSDGGRFASTSAAIEQAMRLIDEGADILDIGGESTRPYAVPVDADEELRRVLDVVGEVAHRTTVPISIDTSKARVAREALAAGAEIINDVTGLEGDPAMLDVAAESGAGICAMHMQGTPQTMQIAPHYTDVVAEIHAYLRARRDHLTSAGIAPERIALDPGIGFGKTHEHNLTLVAHCRRFLDLGCPLLVGHSRKGFIGKVLAAENAAWRESGRTYGTLGVSLALAAQGVHILRVHDVAATRQALALFTAVADAT; via the coding sequence ATGGGCATCGTCAACGTCACGCCCGACAGCTTTTCCGATGGCGGACGTTTCGCTTCGACCTCGGCTGCGATCGAGCAGGCCATGCGCTTGATCGACGAAGGGGCCGACATCCTCGACATCGGCGGCGAGAGCACCCGTCCTTACGCCGTGCCGGTCGATGCCGACGAAGAATTGCGCCGCGTGCTCGATGTCGTCGGTGAAGTCGCCCACCGTACGACGGTGCCGATCTCGATCGACACGTCGAAGGCCCGCGTCGCGCGCGAGGCGCTGGCGGCCGGGGCCGAAATCATTAACGACGTGACCGGACTCGAAGGAGACCCGGCGATGCTCGACGTCGCCGCGGAGTCGGGTGCCGGCATCTGCGCGATGCACATGCAAGGGACGCCGCAGACGATGCAAATCGCGCCGCACTACACCGACGTCGTCGCCGAGATTCATGCCTATCTTCGCGCACGTCGCGACCACCTCACGTCGGCGGGCATCGCGCCGGAACGCATCGCACTCGACCCAGGCATCGGCTTCGGTAAGACGCACGAACACAACTTGACGCTCGTGGCCCATTGTCGCCGGTTTCTCGATCTCGGTTGCCCGCTCTTGGTGGGGCACTCGCGCAAGGGGTTTATCGGCAAAGTGCTCGCGGCCGAAAACGCTGCTTGGCGCGAGTCGGGCCGAACCTACGGCACGCTCGGCGTGTCGCTGGCATTGGCGGCGCAAGGGGTCCACATCCTGAGAGTCCACGACGTCGCGGCGACGCGCCAAGCTTTGGCGCTTTTCACCGCGGTCGCCGACGCGACATAA
- a CDS encoding glutamate-5-semialdehyde dehydrogenase, translating into MAIAEPTETRATDLRDYCVAVATRAQAASAELALVAGAVKNAWLRRSAVALRSRFDEIQTANARDLAAAPGYGLTDAAIDRLRLTPKTVESMARALEEVAALADPIGETIESTVRPNGLDIRKVRVPLGVVFFIYESRPNVTVDAAAICVKSGNAVILRGGKEAFHSNRLLASILAQTAGESGVPVDAVQLVDTTDREAVGEFLKLDKLIDVAIPRGGESLIRRVAAEARMPVIKHFDGNCHAYIDPSAELAMAERIVVNSKCQRLGVCNALESLLVHSAVAAEFMPQIGRALEAQGIELRGCETTRKFLPQAKPATDADYGAEYLGPIISIKVVDSLDEAIRHINRYGSRHTDVIVTNDLAAAREFTARVDSAAVMVNAATRFNDGGEFGLGAEIGISTDKFHARGPCGLKELTSYKYIVYGTGQIRE; encoded by the coding sequence ATGGCTATTGCCGAACCGACGGAAACCCGCGCCACCGACCTTCGCGACTACTGCGTCGCGGTCGCCACGCGCGCGCAAGCGGCCTCGGCCGAACTCGCGCTCGTCGCCGGTGCCGTGAAGAACGCTTGGCTTCGTCGCAGCGCCGTCGCGCTCCGCAGCCGGTTCGACGAAATCCAAACCGCGAACGCTCGCGACCTTGCCGCGGCCCCCGGTTACGGACTGACCGACGCCGCGATCGATCGCCTTAGGCTCACGCCGAAGACGGTCGAATCGATGGCCCGGGCGCTGGAAGAAGTTGCGGCGCTGGCCGACCCGATCGGCGAGACGATCGAATCGACCGTGCGCCCCAACGGCCTTGATATTCGGAAGGTGCGCGTCCCTCTAGGCGTCGTCTTCTTCATCTACGAATCACGCCCGAACGTCACGGTCGATGCCGCCGCCATTTGCGTGAAGAGCGGCAATGCCGTGATCTTGCGCGGAGGCAAAGAAGCGTTTCACTCGAACCGGCTGCTGGCCTCGATCCTCGCCCAGACGGCCGGCGAATCCGGTGTGCCGGTCGATGCCGTACAACTCGTCGACACGACCGATCGTGAAGCGGTCGGCGAGTTCCTGAAGCTCGACAAGCTGATCGACGTCGCCATTCCGCGCGGCGGCGAAAGCCTGATTCGGCGCGTCGCGGCCGAAGCCCGCATGCCGGTGATCAAGCATTTCGACGGCAATTGCCACGCCTACATCGACCCTTCGGCCGAGCTTGCGATGGCCGAACGGATCGTCGTCAATTCGAAGTGTCAGCGGCTGGGAGTTTGCAACGCGTTGGAGTCGCTACTGGTGCATTCGGCCGTGGCCGCGGAATTCATGCCGCAAATCGGCCGCGCGCTCGAGGCCCAAGGCATCGAGTTACGCGGCTGCGAAACCACGCGCAAGTTTCTTCCCCAAGCGAAACCGGCGACCGACGCCGACTACGGGGCCGAATATCTCGGACCGATTATTTCGATCAAAGTCGTCGACTCGCTCGACGAGGCGATTCGCCACATCAATCGCTACGGCTCGCGCCATACCGACGTGATCGTCACGAACGACCTCGCGGCGGCGCGCGAGTTCACCGCGCGCGTCGATAGCGCTGCGGTGATGGTCAACGCGGCGACCCGCTTCAACGACGGCGGCGAGTTCGGGTTGGGGGCCGAGATCGGCATCAGCACCGATAAGTTTCATGCCCGCGGCCCTTGCGGCCTGAAGGAACTGACGAGCTACAAGTACATCGTTTACGGCACCGGACAAATTCGCGAATAG
- the fliM gene encoding flagellar motor switch protein FliM: MSGDVLSQAEVESLLSAMEQTAPRAAAPARKAAPSAPPPKPREKVTPYDFKRPERVGKEQMRALQTLHEGFGRNFGAALSAMLRSIVEVKLTSVDQLTYSEFVFSLENPSCFNLLKAEPLEGHLILDINPSILYPIIDRMLGGGKEPNSQTRRPLTEIELRLVHRITSLYLEELRKAWENVLPIHFEVVRVESNPQLVQIVPPNEVVVLISFELTLGELRGMLNLCIPFNSIERIGGKLSSNSWVSPSRKTSTPETVQRLTKNVRAAPVEMVVLLADTTISTKDLLGLRVGDIITTEKDTKSPLLVSVEGMTKFRGKAGAFKGRKAIRIEDSGEPAK, translated from the coding sequence ATGAGTGGAGACGTTCTTAGTCAGGCGGAAGTGGAAAGCCTGCTCAGCGCGATGGAGCAGACCGCTCCGCGCGCCGCGGCACCGGCGCGTAAAGCGGCCCCGAGCGCCCCTCCGCCGAAACCGCGCGAGAAGGTCACCCCCTACGACTTCAAGCGTCCGGAGCGGGTCGGCAAAGAGCAGATGCGGGCTCTTCAAACCTTGCACGAAGGCTTCGGTCGCAACTTCGGCGCGGCCCTCTCGGCGATGCTGCGTTCGATCGTCGAAGTGAAGCTCACGAGCGTCGATCAACTCACCTATAGCGAGTTCGTATTCAGCCTCGAGAATCCGTCTTGCTTCAACTTATTGAAGGCGGAGCCGCTCGAAGGGCATCTGATTCTCGATATCAACCCGTCGATCTTATACCCGATCATTGATCGGATGCTCGGCGGGGGCAAAGAGCCGAACTCGCAAACGCGCCGCCCGCTGACCGAGATCGAGTTACGGCTGGTGCATCGCATTACGTCGCTCTATCTCGAAGAGCTGCGCAAAGCGTGGGAAAACGTCCTGCCGATTCACTTCGAGGTCGTGCGGGTCGAAAGCAATCCGCAGCTCGTGCAAATCGTACCGCCGAACGAAGTCGTGGTGCTCATCAGCTTCGAGCTCACGCTCGGCGAGTTGCGCGGCATGCTGAATCTCTGCATCCCGTTCAACTCGATCGAACGGATCGGCGGCAAGCTCTCATCGAACAGTTGGGTCAGCCCGTCGCGCAAAACGTCGACTCCCGAAACCGTGCAACGGTTGACGAAGAACGTGCGCGCGGCGCCGGTCGAGATGGTCGTCCTGCTGGCCGATACCACGATCTCGACGAAAGACCTGCTCGGGCTGCGCGTCGGCGACATCATCACGACGGAAAAAGACACCAAGTCGCCGCTGTTGGTCAGCGTCGAAGGGATGACGAAGTTTCGCGGCAAGGCAGGCGCCTTCAAAGGCCGCAAGGCCATTCGCATCGAAGACTCCGGCGAACCGGCGAAATAA
- a CDS encoding arylsulfatase: MKQHFRPRSTRLASFVCAAAIAVCGAVEAQQKPNILVIFGDDIGVSNISTYSGGLMGYETPHIDRLANEGLKFLHYYGEQSCTAGRAAFLTGQHGIRSGLTKVGFPGAPMGMSQLDPSIGGMLKSLGYATGQFGKNHVGDRNPSLPTVNGFDEFFGNLYHLNAEEEPELPDYPKDPAYLAKFGPRGVLKCKATEVDDETVDPRFGKIGKQTIEDTGALTKKRMETIDDETSAAAIDYMQRQHKAEKPFFCWFNSTRMHLRTHVRAEHRGRYQHGDSEYIDGMLEHDDTIGTILKALDDLGIADNTIVVYTSDNGPHMNTWPDGATTHFRSEKNTNWEGAFRVPCLVRWPGKIKAGTVTNQLMSHNDWLPTLCSIAGEPDIVGKCKQGYEANGNTYKVHLDGHDQSEFLRKVAGTAGKNNGAKSARDTFFYTDDDGLLVGFRQGDYKYVYAEQRLAGTLGVWAEPFTKLRLQKIFNLFQDPFERADITSNTFWDWQMNHVGQIYGAMDEVFKFAATFKEFPPRAFPPSFVPTTIMEGTLREIKVERKIREVFPLPVKPEQK; the protein is encoded by the coding sequence ATGAAACAGCATTTCAGGCCGAGATCCACACGGCTCGCTTCGTTCGTCTGCGCGGCGGCAATCGCCGTCTGCGGAGCCGTCGAGGCTCAACAGAAGCCGAATATTCTCGTCATCTTTGGCGACGATATCGGCGTCAGCAACATCAGCACCTACAGCGGTGGCCTGATGGGCTACGAGACACCGCATATCGATCGCCTCGCTAACGAAGGCCTCAAGTTTCTCCATTACTACGGAGAACAATCGTGCACGGCCGGGCGCGCGGCGTTTCTTACCGGTCAGCACGGCATCCGCTCCGGGCTCACGAAGGTCGGATTTCCCGGCGCGCCGATGGGAATGAGTCAGCTCGATCCTTCGATCGGCGGGATGCTCAAGAGCCTCGGCTATGCGACGGGCCAGTTCGGCAAGAACCACGTCGGCGATCGCAACCCGAGCTTACCGACGGTCAATGGTTTCGATGAGTTCTTCGGCAACCTTTATCACCTCAACGCCGAAGAAGAGCCCGAGCTTCCCGACTACCCGAAGGATCCGGCGTATCTTGCGAAGTTCGGCCCGCGCGGCGTATTGAAATGCAAGGCAACCGAGGTGGACGACGAGACCGTCGATCCGCGCTTCGGCAAGATCGGCAAGCAAACGATCGAAGACACCGGGGCGCTCACGAAGAAACGTATGGAAACGATCGACGACGAGACCTCGGCCGCGGCGATCGACTATATGCAGCGGCAACACAAAGCGGAGAAGCCGTTCTTCTGTTGGTTCAACAGCACCCGCATGCATCTGCGCACGCACGTCCGCGCGGAGCATCGAGGGCGATATCAGCACGGCGACAGCGAATACATCGACGGCATGCTCGAGCACGACGACACGATCGGCACGATCCTCAAGGCGCTCGACGACCTGGGGATCGCCGACAACACGATCGTCGTCTATACGAGCGACAACGGCCCGCATATGAACACTTGGCCTGATGGCGCGACGACGCACTTTCGTTCGGAGAAGAATACCAATTGGGAAGGAGCGTTTCGTGTTCCGTGCCTAGTGCGCTGGCCCGGCAAGATCAAGGCCGGCACCGTCACGAACCAACTCATGAGCCACAACGACTGGCTTCCCACGCTTTGCTCCATAGCAGGCGAGCCCGACATAGTCGGGAAATGCAAACAGGGCTACGAGGCGAACGGAAACACGTACAAGGTGCATCTGGACGGGCATGATCAATCGGAGTTCTTGCGCAAGGTCGCAGGAACCGCGGGCAAGAACAACGGAGCCAAGAGCGCTCGCGATACGTTCTTTTATACCGACGACGACGGACTCCTCGTGGGCTTTCGACAAGGGGACTATAAGTACGTGTACGCGGAACAGCGATTGGCAGGGACGTTGGGTGTCTGGGCGGAGCCTTTTACGAAGCTACGTCTGCAAAAGATCTTCAATCTGTTCCAGGACCCGTTCGAGCGGGCCGACATCACCTCGAACACGTTTTGGGATTGGCAGATGAACCACGTGGGGCAGATCTACGGCGCGATGGACGAAGTCTTTAAGTTCGCGGCGACGTTCAAGGAGTTTCCACCCCGCGCGTTCCCGCCGAGTTTCGTTCCGACGACGATCATGGAAGGAACACTCCGCGAGATCAAAGTCGAACGAAAAATTCGCGAAGTCTTTCCGCTACCCGTGAAGCCGGAGCAGAAGTAG
- a CDS encoding response regulator, with translation MRDFSARKLTILLVDDDPAMIRLLRTVLTLEMHDEVELHTETDPLVALEWLEDHHCDIVLSDIEMPQLDGLELLRFAKRRNAWTQVVFITAHSSFDRITAAVELGADDYLLKPIDRETLIEVVTQLCRRSARWQSAVLGTMSLT, from the coding sequence ATGAGAGACTTTTCGGCGCGCAAACTAACGATTCTCTTGGTCGACGACGATCCGGCGATGATTCGCTTGCTGCGAACCGTGCTTACGCTCGAGATGCACGACGAGGTCGAGTTGCACACCGAGACCGATCCCCTCGTAGCGCTCGAGTGGCTGGAAGATCATCATTGTGATATCGTGCTCAGCGATATCGAGATGCCGCAACTCGACGGCCTCGAGCTGCTCCGCTTCGCCAAACGGCGCAACGCTTGGACGCAGGTCGTCTTCATTACGGCCCATTCGTCGTTCGACCGCATCACCGCGGCAGTCGAACTCGGTGCCGACGACTATCTGCTGAAGCCGATCGATCGCGAAACGTTGATCGAAGTCGTCACCCAACTCTGCCGCCGCAGCGCTCGCTGGCAATCGGCCGTACTCGGCACGATGAGCTTGACATAA
- a CDS encoding RNA polymerase sigma factor, producing the protein MDSTPRPGPNPNDPLAAGVPLPHGADGGPTDESLAASAAREGSDGPAFVALVERFRLRVWHICYRLLGNEADAHDAAQDVFVALFVQRGKFRGEAKYSTWVHAVAVRTCLMLRRSRGRRLRRDGGQTGADLDAQPTTRPTQTGDAKLDLTQMLDILDEEDRALVLLKYAEGYEYEELAVIFELSVSACKMRVSRAREKIQARYGNE; encoded by the coding sequence TTGGACAGCACGCCCCGCCCAGGGCCCAACCCGAACGACCCACTCGCCGCAGGCGTGCCGTTGCCTCACGGTGCCGACGGTGGCCCGACCGACGAATCGCTGGCTGCCTCCGCGGCGCGCGAAGGCTCCGACGGTCCGGCCTTCGTCGCGCTCGTCGAACGATTTCGTCTCCGTGTGTGGCACATCTGCTATCGGCTGCTCGGCAACGAAGCCGATGCCCACGACGCTGCGCAAGATGTCTTCGTCGCGCTGTTCGTGCAACGAGGAAAGTTTCGAGGCGAGGCGAAGTATTCGACCTGGGTGCATGCCGTGGCCGTGCGAACGTGTCTCATGTTGCGTCGCAGCCGCGGTCGGCGGCTACGACGCGACGGCGGCCAAACCGGAGCCGATCTCGACGCACAACCGACGACACGGCCGACGCAAACCGGCGACGCCAAACTCGACCTGACGCAGATGCTCGACATTCTCGACGAAGAAGATCGCGCGCTCGTGCTCCTCAAATATGCGGAAGGTTACGAATACGAAGAACTCGCCGTGATCTTCGAATTGTCGGTGAGCGCGTGCAAGATGCGCGTGAGCCGAGCGAGGGAGAAGATCCAGGCACGATATGGGAACGAATAG